The following are encoded together in the Nitrospira sp. genome:
- a CDS encoding Rne/Rng family ribonuclease, producing MGIEIAISVAREETRVAVLDGGVVTDLFGDRAKHKDFVGNVYKGKVAKVLPGMQAAFVDIGLEKAAFMHVSDLSEDAEPGDTLVDATDDDDDKDADMLRPKRQSAKPIEQLLSEGQELMVQISKGPIGTKGPRVTTYVSLPGRYLVFMPNVEHIGVSRRIAKDEERARLKDIMRRVRRPGCGYIVRTVSEGVKEEELKSDVDFLHVLWQDILTNREKLGAPALLHTDLSLSFRVVRDLFGRKVDRLWIDSRQEYDAVRDFVQRFSPEQTSRIHFYDKDESLFDHLGIEQEITRATSRRVWLKSGGHLVIDHTEAMTVIDVNTGRFVGKRDQEETILRNNLEAAKEVAYQMKLRGIGGIIIVDFIDMEREKNRDKVYHALVDAMASDKARTRISRISDLGLIEISRERVREDLLRSLSEPCHYCEGRGYTKSPTTVAYEIFREIRKIGESGESQRIVIGAHPTVVGLLQDEERQGLEMLERECSAKIIITPDSQLHLEQYDLVAL from the coding sequence ATGGGAATTGAGATTGCGATTTCGGTCGCACGGGAAGAAACCCGTGTGGCGGTATTGGACGGCGGTGTGGTCACGGATTTATTCGGGGATCGGGCCAAACACAAGGATTTCGTCGGGAACGTGTACAAGGGGAAGGTCGCGAAGGTGCTGCCGGGTATGCAAGCGGCGTTTGTGGACATCGGTCTGGAAAAGGCCGCGTTCATGCACGTGTCCGATCTCTCGGAAGACGCCGAGCCGGGTGACACCCTGGTGGATGCCACCGATGACGATGATGATAAGGATGCGGATATGCTCAGGCCGAAACGCCAGAGCGCCAAGCCCATCGAGCAGTTGCTGAGCGAGGGGCAGGAGTTGATGGTCCAGATCTCGAAAGGCCCGATCGGGACGAAGGGTCCGCGGGTGACCACCTATGTCTCGCTCCCCGGCCGGTACCTGGTCTTCATGCCGAATGTCGAGCATATCGGAGTCTCTCGTCGGATCGCGAAGGACGAGGAGCGCGCCCGATTGAAAGACATCATGCGCCGGGTCCGCCGCCCAGGGTGCGGCTACATTGTGCGCACCGTAAGTGAAGGCGTCAAAGAGGAAGAACTGAAGTCCGACGTCGACTTTTTGCACGTGCTGTGGCAAGACATCCTGACCAATCGAGAAAAGCTGGGTGCGCCGGCGTTGTTGCATACGGATTTGAGCCTCAGCTTTCGCGTGGTGCGCGATTTGTTCGGGCGGAAAGTGGATCGCCTGTGGATCGATTCACGTCAGGAGTATGATGCCGTTCGAGACTTCGTGCAGCGGTTTTCTCCGGAGCAGACCTCCCGCATTCATTTCTATGACAAGGATGAAAGCCTCTTCGATCATCTGGGCATCGAGCAAGAGATCACTCGCGCGACGAGCCGGAGGGTGTGGCTGAAATCCGGGGGCCACTTGGTGATCGATCATACCGAGGCCATGACGGTCATCGACGTCAATACGGGGCGGTTTGTCGGCAAGCGCGATCAGGAAGAGACGATTCTTCGCAATAATCTGGAGGCCGCCAAAGAAGTGGCCTATCAGATGAAGCTGCGCGGGATCGGCGGCATTATCATCGTCGACTTTATCGACATGGAACGGGAAAAGAACCGGGATAAGGTCTATCACGCGCTGGTGGATGCCATGGCGTCGGACAAAGCGCGAACCAGGATCTCCAGGATTTCGGACCTTGGGCTGATTGAGATTTCCCGTGAACGTGTCCGCGAAGATCTTCTTCGGTCTTTGTCCGAGCCCTGTCACTACTGCGAAGGTCGCGGCTATACCAAATCTCCGACGACGGTCGCCTACGAGATTTTCCGGGAGATTCGGAAAATCGGCGAATCGGGAGAGAGTCAGCGGATCGTCATCGGGGCTCATCCCACTGTTGTGGGGCTGCTCCAAGATGAAGAGCGTCAAGGCCTCGAGATGCTGGAGCGTGAATGTTCGGCGAAGATCATCATCACCCCGGACAGTCAGTTGCATCTTGAACAGTATGACCTCGTCGCTTTGTAG
- the rodA gene encoding rod shape-determining protein RodA — translation MIDRLTDNRGLDSFDYRFLALVLAILGIGVLSIHSVTHSQQTGLAPYYIKQIAWILMGSAAFVFMLVSDYHRIARMAYPLYGVVLLMLAFVLLEGRTSKGAQRWIALGPFSFQPSEFAKLVLILVLAHYYSKTPRVGWLQRVIMPGMLMFPGLVLILKQPDLGSGLSFVAVYAAMLLMVGVRSKALGVILLLVVMLFPFAWEGVWGSLHDYQRQRIMAFVDPEYDPGGKGYHALQSRIAIGSGELMGKGLYGGTQSQLKFLPEGHTDFVFAVYAEEWGFLGVLLLLVLFVALIWLSLEIASKAKDQLGALLAAGIVAMLCFCVVVNIGMTAGMFPIVGIPLPLMSYGGSATVMTMASLGLLLNVKRRRLSLFY, via the coding sequence ATGATTGATCGTCTAACCGACAACCGCGGCCTCGATAGTTTCGACTATCGTTTTCTGGCCTTGGTGCTGGCCATCCTTGGGATCGGCGTCCTGTCGATTCACAGCGTAACCCATAGCCAGCAGACCGGCCTCGCGCCCTATTACATCAAGCAGATTGCCTGGATTCTCATGGGTAGCGCGGCTTTCGTGTTCATGCTGGTGTCGGACTATCACCGCATTGCCCGGATGGCCTATCCGCTCTACGGAGTCGTGCTGCTCATGCTGGCCTTTGTGCTGCTTGAGGGGCGAACGAGCAAGGGGGCGCAACGCTGGATTGCGCTCGGCCCGTTCAGTTTTCAGCCGTCGGAATTTGCCAAGCTGGTGTTGATCCTTGTCCTGGCGCACTACTATTCGAAGACCCCTCGGGTCGGGTGGTTGCAACGGGTGATCATGCCGGGGATGCTGATGTTTCCCGGTCTGGTGTTGATCCTCAAACAGCCTGATTTGGGGAGCGGACTGAGTTTCGTGGCCGTCTATGCGGCCATGCTTTTGATGGTCGGCGTGCGGTCGAAGGCGCTGGGAGTGATCCTTCTTCTTGTGGTCATGTTGTTCCCGTTTGCCTGGGAAGGGGTCTGGGGGTCCTTGCATGATTATCAACGACAGCGCATTATGGCCTTCGTTGACCCGGAGTACGATCCGGGAGGGAAGGGCTATCACGCCCTGCAGTCCAGAATTGCGATCGGATCCGGGGAGCTGATGGGAAAAGGACTCTACGGAGGGACGCAAAGCCAGCTGAAGTTCCTCCCGGAAGGCCATACAGACTTTGTGTTTGCCGTCTATGCGGAAGAATGGGGATTTCTGGGAGTGTTGCTGTTGTTGGTGCTGTTTGTCGCACTGATCTGGCTCTCTCTGGAGATCGCCTCGAAAGCGAAAGATCAATTGGGCGCGTTGCTCGCCGCCGGTATTGTCGCCATGTTGTGTTTTTGCGTCGTGGTGAATATCGGGATGACGGCCGGGATGTTTCCGATCGTCGGGATTCCGCTGCCCCTGATGAGCTACGGAGGCAGCGCGACGGTGATGACCATGGCGTCGTTGGGATTGTTGCTGAACGTCAAACGGAGACGGCTGAGTTTGTTCTATTGA
- the dprA gene encoding DNA-processing protein DprA, with the protein MDSIQLTSWLLLQSIDGVGDRTVLKLVQAFGTPAGVLTSSADDLTRVGCSAELAEVIRRGADLKVRHLIDRQVKLVERLAIHVITLTDPSYPKRLKAIPDPPPLLYYTGSLHEQDGMALAIVGGRSATTAGKAITEEIAQELARGGWTIVSGMARGIDAAAHRGALAGKGRTIAVLGCGVDQTYPPEHDRLRKEIEEHGAVLAELPVGAPPQSHHFPRRNRIISGLSVGVLVAEAAMNSGSLITAKLALEQGRDVFALPGSVKEARCRGSNGLIKEGARLIECAADMIGELLPQVEPALRTRALVGEGASSAPAGLGADEQRVYEVLSHEAQSVDVVIERTGLSAAQVTATMLALELRGYVRQLPGPQYLRR; encoded by the coding sequence ATGGATTCCATTCAGCTCACATCCTGGCTGCTTCTCCAGTCGATCGACGGAGTCGGTGACCGCACCGTTCTCAAATTGGTGCAGGCGTTCGGGACTCCGGCAGGGGTGTTGACCTCCTCCGCTGATGACCTGACACGCGTCGGGTGCAGCGCTGAACTCGCTGAGGTGATTAGGCGGGGAGCCGATCTCAAGGTCCGTCATCTCATCGATCGCCAAGTGAAGCTGGTTGAGCGGCTTGCGATTCATGTCATCACCCTGACCGATCCCTCGTATCCGAAGCGGCTGAAGGCGATTCCCGATCCGCCGCCATTGTTGTATTACACGGGTTCGCTCCATGAACAAGATGGGATGGCTCTGGCGATTGTCGGAGGGCGGTCTGCGACCACCGCGGGGAAGGCCATCACGGAAGAGATTGCCCAGGAGTTAGCCCGAGGCGGCTGGACCATTGTCAGCGGGATGGCGCGGGGAATCGATGCTGCGGCCCATCGCGGCGCGTTGGCGGGGAAGGGCCGTACCATAGCCGTGCTCGGCTGCGGCGTCGATCAGACCTACCCGCCGGAGCATGATCGGTTGCGGAAAGAGATTGAGGAACATGGGGCGGTGCTGGCGGAGCTTCCGGTAGGTGCTCCGCCTCAGAGTCATCATTTCCCGAGGCGGAATCGGATCATCAGCGGCCTGTCCGTCGGAGTGCTCGTGGCGGAGGCGGCGATGAATAGCGGCTCGCTCATTACCGCCAAGCTGGCATTGGAGCAGGGGCGCGATGTGTTTGCCCTTCCGGGGTCTGTCAAAGAAGCACGATGCCGCGGGTCGAACGGATTGATCAAAGAGGGCGCCCGATTGATCGAGTGCGCAGCGGATATGATCGGGGAGTTGCTGCCGCAAGTGGAGCCCGCTCTTCGAACCCGGGCGCTGGTGGGAGAGGGAGCGTCATCGGCGCCCGCGGGATTGGGGGCGGACGAACAGCGTGTGTACGAGGTGCTCTCCCACGAGGCGCAATCGGTTGATGTCGTGATCGAACGGACGGGACTGAGTGCCGCGCAGGTCACTGCGACGATGCTGGCGCTGGAACTTCGCGGCTATGTGCGACAGCTGCCGGGTCCGCAATATCTGCGCCGCTAA